The stretch of DNA AATAAAGCCAATGACTAAAAGATCATTGACTCTATTGTTAACCTGTATTCATCTTAACGATTCTTAACAAAAAAGCGTTCAACTAGAAATTCAAGAGCGATCGCTTTGTAAAATTATTAAATTACGACGAGGACGAGCAATCACGCCTTCTTGTTCTAATTGATTAATCAATTTAGTTACAGTTACTCTAGTAGTACCGATAATTTCGGCTAACTCCTGATGAGTTAAAGGTAAATCGATCAACTTTCCCCGTTCAACTTCTCTACCAAATTTACGTGCCAGCCATACTAAAATTTTTAACAAACGGTGATACATTCGTTCTGATCTAACTATATATAACAGTTCTTCGGTTTGTTGAATATGGCGACAAATTGAATCGGATAACCAGTCACACTGACGAAGAGGAACGCAAATCGCCTCCACAGTAGTTAAACATTCAATTTGATAGGGATTGACCAGAGATAGGGAATGACCGACAATATCTCCCGAACCCCAATAGCCCAAAGTTATCGCTGTTCCCTCTTCGTTCCAGGTACAAGTTTTAACTACTCCTTGTTTGAGTAGCCAAAAATGTTCTGGTTGCAAGGGCATGAGTTCGCGGGGGCTAAAAGTATGTAACCTCTTATTTGTTTTTGAGGTTTCCTGCATCAGTATCATCAACAGTCTCAGTTACAATACTTTCAATTTAAGCGTATTTTGTAAAGAAAAAGTTAATTAATTAACTCAATTCAACACTTTTTTTACATTTTTATGTTGCAATCTTCTAAATATGTAGTTGAACAACACATTTTAAATAAATATTTTTGTAACTGTCTAAAGAAATAATTAAGAAAAACTACTGAACTTAGGTAAGCAATTTATTATATATGTATAGATAAATAAATAAAATCAAACTTTAAATAACGCCAGCGCAAAAAACATAAAATTGCTGGTATATAGTAAGACGCACCCAAAACCTATATAACTTGGGTGCTTATAATTTTTTTGATTAATTATTGCGCTCGCTATTGCTTTCGCTGCTAAAGAAATCATCTTTTTGATCGTAGTAAGGCGGTTGCACGGTGCTACCAATTCCTTGAAGGATACCTTTACCAATTAAACCAATTCCTCTACCAATGACTTGAGTCAAAACATAAACTAAACCACTACCAACAGCAGCTATAATTGAACGTAGTCTAGGAGCGATCGCGTCTCTTGTTTCTAAAATAATCGTAGTTAACCAAGGCAGTCCTTCTAAACGTTCCAGTTCAGCAATCCTCGGTGCATAAATAAACCTAGTTTGAATAGTATGCTGTTGTAAAGTCAACAAACGATAGCGACTTTCAAAAATATTTTGAGGATTGTTCCAATACTTTTCAAGACGGTATCGCCAAGATAACTCATTACGAAAACGAGCAATTGCTCTGGAACTGCGATAGTTACGATGATAAAGATTATATTTCAATATTTCTAAGTCATAAAAGTTATTTAAAATAAACTGCATTACTGAGTTAGCAACTTGAATTAATAAGTTTTCCAGTAAATATTCTGCTCTGATCATAGCTTCAGGAGCATCAGGACGATAAGAGACATTATCAATTACCAAGGGTTTTTCCCACAACAAATATTCAAATAGTTCTCGAATGAAATAGTTTTCTCTAAAAACATTTTCTTGGACAAGAATAAATTCTTGAGTCAAAACTTCACTTAATTGTTGATTAGTAATCAAAACAGAATTATCAATATTTTTTTTCCAAAAATCAATCGTTGCTTCTTGCCAAATCAACCATAAAGTTTGGTCAATTTCTTCTTGTAA from Stanieria cyanosphaera PCC 7437 encodes:
- a CDS encoding Crp/Fnr family transcriptional regulator, which produces MILMQETSKTNKRLHTFSPRELMPLQPEHFWLLKQGVVKTCTWNEEGTAITLGYWGSGDIVGHSLSLVNPYQIECLTTVEAICVPLRQCDWLSDSICRHIQQTEELLYIVRSERMYHRLLKILVWLARKFGREVERGKLIDLPLTHQELAEIIGTTRVTVTKLINQLEQEGVIARPRRNLIILQSDRS